A genomic stretch from Pararhizobium sp. IMCC21322 includes:
- the pcaC gene encoding 4-carboxymuconolactone decarboxylase, with product MGSLRYDTGMQVRRAVLGDAHVDRAEADKTALDAPFQELVTETAWGHVWSRPQLNPRERSIVTIALLAALGHDEEVAMHVRATANTGASKDDVCEALMHVAIYAGLPAANRAIKIVKQTFAEMDAEQTDTAAEEG from the coding sequence ATGGGATCACTTCGATACGACACTGGCATGCAGGTTCGTCGTGCGGTTCTGGGCGATGCCCATGTGGACCGGGCCGAGGCTGACAAAACGGCGCTTGATGCGCCGTTTCAGGAATTGGTCACAGAGACTGCCTGGGGGCATGTCTGGTCGCGTCCGCAGTTGAACCCGCGTGAGCGGTCAATCGTCACCATTGCCTTGCTGGCGGCGCTCGGACATGACGAGGAAGTAGCCATGCATGTGCGGGCAACCGCAAATACCGGAGCCAGCAAGGATGATGTGTGCGAAGCACTGATGCATGTTGCCATTTATGCCGGTCTGCCAGCGGCCAACCGCGCTATCAAAATTGTCAAACAAACGTTCGCTGAAATGGACGCTGAGCAGACCGATACGGCAGCTGAGGAGGGCTGA
- the pcaG gene encoding protocatechuate 3,4-dioxygenase subunit alpha, which yields MAHSFLLKESASQTAGPYVHIGCTPNFVGISGVYAEDPGLRLLSDRTKGERIHIRGRIFDGANDIVKDGLIETWQADAEGLYNSPEETRGTADPEFAGWGRQPTDLETGYFAFDTIRPGSVPASDGRMQAPHISFWIVARGINLGLSTRLYFADEPEANSADPVLASITDPKRRETLLAGREGDSYLFDIHLQGALETVFFDV from the coding sequence ATGGCACATTCATTCCTTTTGAAGGAAAGCGCATCACAGACCGCCGGTCCTTATGTTCATATTGGCTGCACCCCAAATTTTGTCGGTATTTCCGGTGTCTACGCTGAAGATCCGGGTCTTCGTCTGCTCTCAGACAGAACCAAAGGTGAGCGCATTCACATCCGTGGGCGGATTTTTGATGGGGCGAATGATATCGTGAAAGACGGCCTGATTGAGACTTGGCAGGCGGATGCAGAGGGTCTCTATAACAGTCCTGAGGAGACCCGTGGCACAGCAGACCCGGAGTTTGCAGGTTGGGGGCGTCAGCCGACTGATCTGGAAACCGGATATTTTGCCTTTGACACCATCAGGCCGGGATCCGTGCCGGCCTCTGACGGGCGGATGCAGGCACCCCATATCTCATTTTGGATCGTTGCGCGGGGCATTAATCTGGGTCTTTCGACGCGGCTTTACTTTGCAGATGAACCGGAAGCGAATTCTGCTGATCCTGTGCTGGCCAGCATAACCGACCCAAAGCGCAGAGAGACGTTGCTTGCGGGCCGGGAGGGTGACAGCTATTTGTTTGACATACATCTTCAGGGCGCGCTGGAAACCGTGTTTTTTGATGTTTGA
- a CDS encoding FadR/GntR family transcriptional regulator: MNPETPEPAPKKNRVEVVYHALSRLIDGGDLTAADRLPTENALAKQHGVSRPVVREAIARLAAGGLVRTVRGKGTFVQPGQVMEQMKLAPITSIDDLLAWQELRVAIEQEAARLAATRRSEEDLNELVRLLGEMMNSPEMDGYGGEVDHAFHVAIAAAAHNPAILDAQIALGRHIKGWISAVLNVEPANHAKRQQYRLSEHEAIVDAISARNPERAAQAIRSHIENGRTRFLARISQLPRGNEAGEDR, from the coding sequence ATGAACCCCGAGACGCCCGAACCCGCCCCCAAAAAGAACCGTGTTGAAGTGGTTTATCACGCGCTTTCACGCCTGATCGATGGTGGAGATCTGACGGCTGCTGATCGTCTTCCAACAGAGAATGCGCTTGCCAAACAACACGGTGTTTCGAGGCCCGTTGTGCGCGAAGCCATAGCCAGGTTAGCGGCTGGTGGTCTGGTTCGGACTGTACGTGGCAAGGGTACTTTCGTGCAGCCCGGTCAGGTTATGGAACAAATGAAACTGGCCCCGATCACTTCGATCGACGATCTCCTGGCGTGGCAGGAACTCCGCGTGGCTATCGAGCAGGAAGCCGCGCGTCTAGCGGCTACGAGACGATCCGAAGAAGACCTGAATGAACTGGTTCGATTGCTTGGCGAGATGATGAATAGCCCGGAAATGGATGGTTACGGCGGCGAAGTTGATCACGCATTTCACGTGGCGATTGCTGCCGCTGCCCACAATCCGGCCATTCTCGATGCCCAAATAGCACTTGGCAGGCACATCAAGGGATGGATTTCTGCAGTCCTTAATGTGGAGCCGGCAAACCACGCGAAAAGGCAGCAATATCGGCTGAGCGAGCACGAGGCGATTGTGGACGCAATAAGCGCAAGAAATCCAGAGCGTGCAGCGCAGGCAATACGCAGCCATATTGAAAATGGCAGAACCCGATTTCTGGCGAGAATCTCACAGCTGCCAAGGGGAAATGAAGCTGGTGAAGATCGCTAG
- a CDS encoding 3-carboxy-cis,cis-muconate cycloisomerase, whose product MFEHALLGELLGDEAVSTAFSGEAFLAHFCQFEIALTDALGAQGLIDNKSASAIIAGCRSFKPDMQKIRTETVIDGLAVPAFVRELKTHIGDPNQTDVHFGATSQDLLDTALALSLKGINKKFALDISALNEFLQSLIHAYGQNGMMGRTRMQAALPISVSDRVRAWQAPLERHLIRLEKIDSAICVLQLGGAVGTNHVFGEKAVAIADDMAASLELGNPAKQWHTERDNLVEYANWLSMVTGTLGKMGQDFCLMAQQGIDDVVLKGGGSSSAMPHKQNPIAAETLVTLARFNAVQVSAMHQALVHEQERSGSAWALEWMILPNMCEATACALKTANRLTGQVSGMGHAC is encoded by the coding sequence ATGTTTGAGCATGCCTTACTCGGGGAGTTACTGGGGGATGAAGCTGTTTCGACAGCGTTTTCCGGCGAAGCTTTTCTGGCGCATTTCTGCCAGTTTGAAATTGCTCTGACAGACGCGCTTGGCGCGCAGGGTCTGATAGACAACAAAAGCGCTTCTGCGATCATTGCCGGATGTCGGTCCTTCAAGCCGGACATGCAGAAGATCCGCACGGAGACGGTGATTGATGGCCTTGCGGTTCCTGCATTTGTCCGTGAGCTCAAGACCCATATTGGCGATCCGAATCAAACAGATGTTCATTTCGGTGCGACCAGCCAAGACCTTTTAGACACAGCGCTGGCGCTTAGCCTTAAAGGTATAAACAAGAAATTCGCCCTTGATATCAGCGCTTTAAATGAATTTCTGCAGAGTTTGATTCACGCCTATGGTCAGAACGGCATGATGGGACGCACACGCATGCAGGCAGCGCTGCCAATCAGTGTAAGCGACCGCGTCAGGGCTTGGCAGGCCCCGTTGGAGCGGCACCTGATCCGGTTGGAAAAAATTGATTCGGCGATCTGCGTTCTGCAACTGGGCGGTGCGGTTGGAACCAATCATGTGTTTGGTGAAAAAGCGGTCGCAATTGCAGACGACATGGCCGCTTCCCTTGAACTCGGCAATCCTGCAAAACAGTGGCACACGGAACGTGATAATCTGGTCGAATATGCAAACTGGCTTTCAATGGTCACCGGTACGCTCGGCAAAATGGGGCAGGATTTCTGCCTGATGGCGCAGCAGGGCATTGATGATGTGGTTTTGAAGGGCGGCGGCAGTTCTTCCGCCATGCCTCACAAGCAAAATCCGATTGCAGCAGAAACGCTTGTGACACTGGCCCGGTTCAATGCGGTTCAAGTTTCGGCCATGCATCAGGCGCTGGTTCATGAACAGGAACGCTCTGGAAGCGCCTGGGCATTAGAATGGATGATCTTGCCCAACATGTGCGAAGCCACAGCCTGTGCTTTGAAAACCGCCAATCGTTTGACGGGGCAGGTGTCCGGTATGGGGCACGCGTGTTGA
- the pcaH gene encoding protocatechuate 3,4-dioxygenase subunit beta: MPKSGEEGLSGFNQRDRHWHPDAFTPGYRSTILRSPKQKLVMLEQSLSETTGPVFGQNELGALDHDLIQNFAKPGESAIGERIIVHGHILDENGQGVPGALLEVWQANAGGRYRHKNDSYLAPLDPNFGGCGRLLSDENGYYAFRTIKPGPYPWPNGGNDWRPAHIHYSLFGSGFAQRLITQIYFEGDPHIVLCPIVNAINDPKAIDQLTARLDMEHTVPMDIRAYRLDVILRGRQSTLFENRMEGN; this comes from the coding sequence ATGCCAAAATCCGGGGAGGAGGGCTTGTCTGGCTTCAACCAGCGTGACCGGCATTGGCATCCGGATGCTTTTACACCCGGATACCGCAGCACCATTTTGCGATCACCGAAACAAAAGCTGGTGATGCTGGAGCAGTCCTTGTCTGAGACCACAGGGCCTGTCTTCGGACAGAACGAACTTGGGGCGCTGGATCATGATTTGATCCAGAATTTTGCCAAGCCGGGTGAAAGCGCGATTGGTGAGCGTATTATTGTGCATGGGCACATACTGGATGAAAATGGCCAGGGCGTGCCTGGCGCTTTGCTGGAAGTCTGGCAGGCGAATGCGGGCGGGCGCTATCGGCATAAGAATGACAGTTATCTGGCGCCGCTGGACCCTAATTTTGGCGGTTGTGGACGGCTGTTGTCAGATGAGAATGGCTATTATGCGTTTAGAACCATCAAGCCCGGGCCTTATCCATGGCCTAATGGCGGCAATGACTGGCGACCGGCCCATATCCACTATTCCCTGTTTGGCAGTGGCTTTGCGCAGCGCCTGATTACGCAAATTTATTTTGAGGGTGATCCTCATATTGTTTTGTGCCCCATCGTCAATGCAATCAATGATCCGAAGGCGATTGATCAACTGACCGCACGTCTGGATATGGAGCATACAGTGCCGATGGATATCAGAGCCTATCGACTGGATGTGATATTGCGCGGGCGCCAATCCACTTTGTTTGAAAACCGGATGGAGGGCAATTGA
- a CDS encoding bifunctional diguanylate cyclase/phosphodiesterase, which yields MACLFVIMVVSGTLRQVSSELPNYGFYSIRDLHIMLRDTTALGDAAAGARLAPANQESFERLSEANDLAYIRFVRVNRDETIRSLPEYGELVDSIARQIEAIDVVLANGLPFDPPTLLRIENEISEIEKQMNEYYYSFGTDTNTALAHLQSILGELWWEIIASLLALSVVSIGSALLLVNRHEVLAAVRYLASHDQTTGVHNRNWMSLNGQFFLKEAQRNNHCVSVALIDLDHFKGINDTYGHHIGDQVLEAVGDTLLRFAETPNVRACRIGGDEFAIIVSCEEKDDAHALFAELSDALNQHVEVETHRLRIGASIGTASFPEDGQDLETLLKNADHAVYAAKGKGRGRVVRFSSEILSQVNTRSKLESRLQSAMKNNELFIVWQPQFRLATGQITGLEALVRWRDPVNGNIIAPSEFIPLAERSDLILGLDRYVLRKACSDAVDLLSIQPDLRFAINLSGKSFQDSGLPSYLKAILDETGLSSDRVEIEITESVFIGNRATSDKVFSALVDIGVKLAVDDFGTGYSNLASLAELPLDRIKIDRSFIKDAELHEKKRKLVLSILAFAKSLDIDVVAEGVENNEQMELLIRNQCEFAQGFYLSHPLPMEKLETYLFQIGHSSQNEIRDTA from the coding sequence TTGGCCTGCCTGTTTGTGATTATGGTTGTGTCAGGAACACTGCGCCAGGTCAGCAGCGAGTTGCCGAACTACGGTTTTTATTCCATTCGTGACCTTCACATAATGCTGCGGGATACCACAGCTCTGGGAGATGCGGCTGCTGGCGCCCGTCTTGCGCCCGCAAACCAGGAGAGCTTTGAGCGGCTGTCTGAAGCCAATGACCTGGCCTACATCCGCTTCGTCCGGGTGAACCGCGATGAGACGATCAGAAGTCTTCCAGAATATGGCGAATTGGTGGACAGCATAGCACGACAAATCGAAGCCATAGATGTGGTTCTTGCCAACGGACTGCCATTTGATCCGCCAACGCTTTTGCGCATTGAGAACGAGATCAGCGAAATCGAGAAGCAAATGAACGAGTATTATTACTCGTTCGGAACTGACACAAATACAGCATTGGCCCATCTGCAATCCATATTGGGGGAATTGTGGTGGGAGATCATTGCCTCGTTGCTGGCACTCTCGGTAGTTTCAATCGGTTCTGCGCTTCTTTTGGTCAATCGCCACGAAGTCCTGGCTGCCGTCAGATATCTTGCGTCACATGATCAGACAACAGGCGTTCACAACAGGAACTGGATGTCGCTCAACGGGCAATTTTTTCTCAAGGAAGCACAGAGAAACAATCATTGCGTCAGCGTGGCACTGATTGATCTGGATCACTTCAAGGGCATTAATGATACTTATGGCCATCACATTGGAGATCAGGTTCTGGAAGCCGTGGGTGACACGCTTCTGAGGTTTGCTGAGACGCCCAATGTCAGGGCCTGTCGCATTGGCGGGGATGAGTTTGCGATCATCGTCTCATGTGAAGAAAAGGATGATGCGCACGCCCTGTTTGCAGAATTGTCTGACGCGCTTAATCAGCATGTCGAAGTTGAGACACACCGGCTTAGAATTGGCGCGAGCATTGGTACAGCCAGTTTTCCAGAAGATGGTCAAGACCTTGAAACATTGCTCAAGAATGCTGATCACGCAGTGTACGCAGCCAAAGGAAAAGGGCGCGGCAGGGTTGTCAGATTCTCCAGTGAGATTCTAAGTCAGGTCAATACGCGCTCCAAGCTGGAAAGTCGTTTGCAATCTGCCATGAAAAACAATGAGCTTTTCATTGTCTGGCAACCGCAATTCAGGCTCGCGACTGGCCAGATCACAGGGCTGGAAGCCCTGGTCAGGTGGCGTGATCCCGTGAATGGTAACATCATTGCGCCATCTGAGTTCATACCACTTGCAGAACGCAGTGATCTGATACTCGGGCTCGACCGATATGTTTTGCGAAAAGCGTGTTCTGACGCCGTTGATCTGCTGTCAATACAACCTGATTTGAGATTTGCCATAAACCTGTCCGGTAAGAGCTTTCAGGATTCTGGGCTGCCCTCCTACCTGAAGGCCATCCTCGATGAAACTGGCCTGTCGTCGGATCGTGTCGAGATCGAAATTACCGAAAGTGTGTTCATCGGAAACCGGGCTACATCGGATAAGGTCTTTTCGGCGCTTGTCGATATTGGTGTCAAACTTGCGGTTGATGATTTCGGGACAGGCTACTCCAATCTGGCTTCGCTTGCCGAGCTTCCACTGGACCGCATCAAGATTGACCGATCCTTCATCAAAGACGCCGAATTGCATGAAAAAAAGAGAAAGCTTGTTCTTTCGATACTCGCTTTTGCCAAGTCGCTTGATATCGATGTTGTTGCAGAAGGCGTTGAAAACAACGAACAGATGGAATTGCTCATTCGGAACCAGTGCGAGTTTGCGCAAGGTTTTTATCTCTCCCATCCGCTGCCCATGGAAAAACTTGAGACCTATCTCTTTCAAATTGGTCATTCTTCCCAGAATGAGATCAGGGATACAGCATGA
- a CDS encoding PfkB family carbohydrate kinase: MRAEPLEPIHEAFAHGGIYLAKPSKHELELYAGHKLDETGLREVATALIARGVVENLVVSLGSDGALLAHADGVVQLPSPAVKVRSAVGAGDSFVGAMIWGVSQGKPVTEAFRLGLAAGAAAVMTPGTDLCRHQDVQMLFGKLK, encoded by the coding sequence CTGCGTGCCGAGCCGTTAGAGCCGATCCATGAAGCATTTGCGCATGGCGGCATTTATCTTGCCAAGCCAAGCAAACACGAACTGGAACTATACGCAGGCCATAAGCTTGATGAAACCGGTCTGCGCGAGGTTGCTACCGCTTTGATTGCCAGGGGCGTGGTTGAGAACCTTGTTGTGAGCCTTGGTTCTGATGGTGCGCTTCTGGCGCATGCCGACGGTGTTGTTCAACTGCCGTCACCTGCAGTCAAAGTGCGTTCGGCGGTTGGTGCCGGTGACAGCTTTGTCGGGGCCATGATTTGGGGGGTGTCTCAGGGCAAGCCAGTGACCGAGGCATTCCGGCTTGGTCTGGCTGCCGGGGCCGCTGCTGTCATGACGCCGGGCACGGATCTGTGCCGCCATCAGGACGTTCAGATGCTTTTTGGTAAGCTCAAGTAG
- a CDS encoding molybdopterin-dependent oxidoreductase encodes MRSIRTFCTFTLAAMTVAVCAVPGSVSAIEPAVAESAPLPGTTVTVVGDDGTIDVSVAELEAIGLMRVTTVSPWEKGELVFEGILFRDFLKKVGLDDAEEVLVRATDNYTQTIPRSDWTDGPLLLATRQNGKPLTLRTQGPVRLVYPILDHPEYDTPVHKRRWVWAITSIEHMQ; translated from the coding sequence ATGCGTTCGATCAGGACATTTTGTACTTTCACACTGGCTGCAATGACTGTGGCGGTTTGCGCAGTGCCAGGGTCTGTGAGCGCCATTGAACCGGCGGTCGCGGAGAGCGCTCCATTACCGGGCACAACCGTTACAGTGGTTGGGGACGATGGCACAATTGATGTGTCAGTTGCGGAATTGGAAGCAATCGGTCTGATGCGTGTAACAACCGTCTCGCCATGGGAAAAAGGCGAATTGGTTTTTGAAGGCATTCTGTTTCGTGACTTCCTGAAAAAGGTCGGCCTTGATGATGCCGAAGAGGTTCTGGTGAGAGCAACAGATAATTACACACAAACCATCCCGCGATCGGATTGGACAGACGGTCCGCTGCTGTTGGCAACGCGTCAGAATGGGAAGCCCTTGACCCTTCGCACCCAAGGGCCGGTTCGTCTGGTCTATCCAATTTTGGATCACCCTGAATACGATACGCCAGTCCACAAACGTCGCTGGGTCTGGGCGATCACGTCCATTGAGCACATGCAATAA
- a CDS encoding DUF1801 domain-containing protein produces MAKKVQLKTQKNEASVQAFISTIEDAGLRADSKQLLTLFEEITGVAPKMWGGSIIGFGEYTYYRSNGDQGTYMATGFSPRKSGPTIYIMPGYQNYDAMLQRLGPYKLGKSCLYLKSLESIDLDCLKELIETGLNVLKKGHATSFD; encoded by the coding sequence ATGGCCAAGAAAGTACAGCTCAAGACCCAAAAAAACGAGGCCAGCGTCCAGGCCTTTATCAGCACGATAGAGGATGCAGGTCTGCGTGCAGACAGCAAACAGCTTCTCACGCTGTTTGAGGAAATCACAGGCGTTGCCCCCAAAATGTGGGGTGGCTCCATCATCGGGTTTGGCGAATACACCTATTACCGCTCCAATGGAGATCAGGGCACTTATATGGCGACCGGCTTCAGCCCACGAAAAAGCGGACCGACCATCTACATAATGCCGGGCTATCAGAACTATGACGCCATGCTGCAAAGGCTTGGCCCATACAAGCTTGGCAAATCCTGTCTTTATCTGAAAAGCCTTGAGAGCATTGATCTGGATTGTTTGAAAGAACTAATCGAGACCGGGCTGAATGTTCTGAAAAAAGGCCACGCAACCAGCTTTGATTGA
- a CDS encoding GNAT family N-acetyltransferase, which produces MDQTELFPSDMLPDMIADFLSSDDSNDIWITCELDGTPIGFCYATPEALTERTWNMLAIAVLPSSQTRGAGSALTNHLEKRLRQRGNRILIADNTCPNPEGLVPPIIAAQKTPLPCQPHLSRMRPGDQAKHIGLPCSQ; this is translated from the coding sequence TTGGACCAGACGGAGCTGTTCCCAAGCGACATGCTGCCAGACATGATCGCTGATTTCCTGTCATCAGATGACAGCAATGACATTTGGATCACTTGCGAGTTGGACGGCACTCCAATCGGCTTTTGCTATGCCACCCCGGAGGCATTAACTGAAAGGACCTGGAACATGCTGGCAATTGCAGTTCTGCCTTCCAGCCAAACCCGTGGTGCGGGCAGCGCACTGACAAACCATCTCGAAAAACGGCTCCGGCAACGCGGCAACCGAATTCTCATTGCCGACAATACATGTCCCAATCCGGAAGGCCTGGTTCCTCCAATTATCGCTGCTCAAAAAACCCCGCTACCGTGCCAGCCCCACCTTTCACGTATGCGCCCGGGCGATCAAGCAAAACACATTGGCCTTCCTTGTAGTCAATAG
- a CDS encoding fumarylacetoacetate hydrolase family protein produces the protein MNDFPQNGTFLGRVWDADAKGPSVVTLRDNHLVDITSADAPLVRDICEMEDPLGYVRSASGTTLGSLEDFLGRSPGDPSQSHLLAPCDLQAVKACGVTFANSMVERVIEEQAAGDPSKALAIRERVTGLIGTSLNNVEAGSEQAQQIKEAFIREGIWSQYLEVGIGPDAEVFSKAQVLSSVGYGAEVGLHPISKWNNPEPEAVLVVSSAARIVGATLGNDVNLRDVEGRSALLLSKAKDNNASCAIGPFIRLFDEQYDLDDVRQMDLQMTVSGEDGFELEGLSSMSQISRDPQDLVTQTIGRHHQYPDGLVLFLGTLFAPTKDRDVVGEGFTHKLNDVVSISNADLGTLRNTVNLSTKCAEWTFGVRALMQNLSKRKLI, from the coding sequence ATGAATGATTTTCCTCAAAATGGCACCTTTCTGGGACGTGTGTGGGACGCAGATGCGAAGGGGCCCAGTGTTGTCACTCTGCGGGACAATCATTTGGTGGACATAACATCGGCCGATGCGCCTTTGGTTCGTGATATTTGCGAAATGGAAGACCCGCTGGGCTATGTGCGCAGCGCGTCCGGCACCACTCTTGGGTCCCTTGAGGACTTTTTGGGGCGTTCGCCGGGTGATCCATCTCAATCCCACCTGCTTGCTCCATGCGACTTGCAGGCGGTCAAAGCCTGCGGGGTCACGTTTGCCAATTCCATGGTCGAGCGCGTGATTGAAGAGCAGGCGGCAGGTGATCCTTCAAAGGCGTTGGCCATTCGCGAACGTGTTACCGGCCTCATCGGCACCAGCCTGAACAATGTGGAAGCAGGTTCGGAACAAGCGCAACAAATCAAGGAAGCGTTCATCCGTGAAGGGATTTGGAGCCAGTATCTGGAAGTTGGCATTGGACCCGATGCTGAAGTTTTTTCGAAGGCACAGGTGCTTTCATCCGTCGGTTATGGTGCGGAGGTGGGCCTCCACCCGATTTCCAAATGGAACAATCCCGAGCCGGAGGCAGTCCTCGTGGTTTCATCAGCGGCACGTATCGTGGGGGCCACATTGGGCAATGATGTCAATCTGCGCGATGTTGAAGGGCGGTCCGCCCTATTGCTTTCAAAAGCCAAGGACAACAACGCCTCATGCGCCATCGGGCCATTCATCCGATTGTTCGATGAACAATATGATCTGGATGATGTCCGCCAGATGGACCTCCAGATGACGGTAAGCGGCGAGGACGGTTTTGAACTTGAAGGGCTTTCATCCATGAGCCAGATCAGCCGTGATCCGCAAGACCTGGTGACGCAGACCATTGGTCGACATCACCAATATCCGGACGGTTTGGTTCTGTTTCTCGGCACACTCTTTGCTCCGACAAAGGATCGAGATGTTGTTGGCGAAGGCTTCACCCACAAACTCAATGATGTGGTCTCCATCAGCAATGCTGATTTAGGGACGCTTCGCAACACAGTGAACCTTTCAACAAAATGTGCTGAATGGACCTTTGGGGTTCGAGCCCTTATGCAGAACCTCTCGAAACGCAAATTGATATAG
- a CDS encoding ABC transporter substrate-binding protein: protein MQNKSKILLAGLSSLAGIAALCLSISQASAEPLTVVGHKVHQTTMTGDAGGNFAGEWAAEKDVEIEWLTFNTAAVHERLYREASLSSTSVDVGFAANRFFLPQFPEMFEPLDDHLASDPIEGFDELPKGMLDALTIDGKLYGIPYRHATAALHINTALLEERGLEVPTTFEEVLEVARALSFSRDDGTKVYGLMLDDRTPTTITDIARAQSNGEFLTSDFQLSANSPEMIAAVKTVEDLYNDGVLPETYLSFLTEDVITFMQQGRGAMAISPFGRNKNYNNPDESQYPGKIISIPLPASENLSDFKVAPVRTEFWAMFIPKNSDDKDLAWDFIRNASSPENTIKAALNGNGPVRPSAYDDPRMGERLSYAEAEQTVLAVARPPLPGWDNSARVQDIFVEELDLVLLGMKTPQEAMDSVQERVTPLLPE, encoded by the coding sequence ATGCAGAATAAGTCCAAAATTCTTCTAGCAGGCTTGTCAAGTTTGGCAGGAATTGCCGCGCTGTGTTTGTCCATATCGCAGGCCAGCGCCGAGCCGCTCACGGTTGTCGGCCACAAGGTTCACCAGACGACCATGACCGGTGATGCGGGCGGTAATTTCGCCGGAGAGTGGGCTGCAGAAAAGGATGTTGAAATCGAATGGCTGACTTTCAACACCGCTGCGGTTCATGAGCGTCTGTATCGCGAGGCCAGTCTTTCTTCGACGTCTGTCGATGTGGGCTTTGCCGCGAACCGCTTCTTCTTGCCGCAGTTTCCAGAGATGTTCGAACCACTCGACGATCATCTTGCGTCAGATCCAATCGAAGGTTTCGACGAATTGCCCAAAGGCATGTTGGACGCTTTGACGATTGACGGAAAATTATACGGTATTCCCTATCGCCATGCGACAGCCGCCCTTCATATCAACACAGCGTTGCTCGAAGAAAGAGGGCTGGAGGTGCCGACAACCTTTGAAGAAGTGCTGGAAGTCGCACGCGCTTTATCATTCAGCCGTGACGACGGGACAAAGGTCTATGGTCTCATGCTTGATGACCGGACGCCGACAACCATCACGGATATCGCACGGGCACAGAGTAACGGCGAATTTCTGACGTCTGATTTCCAACTGTCAGCCAACAGCCCTGAGATGATTGCGGCCGTGAAGACCGTGGAAGACCTCTACAATGACGGTGTGCTCCCCGAAACGTATCTGAGTTTCCTGACCGAAGATGTCATTACCTTCATGCAGCAGGGACGTGGTGCCATGGCAATTTCTCCATTTGGCCGCAACAAGAATTACAACAATCCGGATGAAAGCCAGTACCCGGGCAAGATTATCTCTATTCCACTTCCGGCATCAGAGAACTTGTCTGACTTCAAGGTTGCCCCGGTACGTACGGAATTCTGGGCGATGTTCATCCCGAAGAACTCCGACGACAAGGATCTTGCATGGGATTTCATCCGAAATGCATCGTCACCGGAGAACACAATCAAAGCTGCTCTGAACGGGAATGGCCCTGTGCGTCCATCGGCTTATGATGATCCGCGCATGGGCGAGCGTCTGTCCTATGCCGAAGCCGAACAGACGGTACTTGCCGTTGCCCGTCCCCCTCTGCCGGGCTGGGACAACTCGGCGCGGGTGCAGGATATCTTCGTCGAAGAGCTGGACCTTGTTCTTCTTGGTATGAAAACGCCGCAAGAAGCCATGGATTCGGTTCAGGAACGTGTGACACCGCTGCTGCCTGAATAA